A window of Paenibacillus polygoni contains these coding sequences:
- the cyoD gene encoding cytochrome o ubiquinol oxidase subunit IV: protein MAEQHNHTHDSHENHGSFKSYLIGYLISIVLTIIPLVVVLNDMFDKTVNMIIILIMAILQFIVQLFFFMHVREGEPGKPKWNVMALILGLLLVLTIVVGSIWIMMNNTVAH, encoded by the coding sequence ATGGCAGAGCAACATAACCATACACATGATTCTCATGAGAACCACGGGTCGTTCAAATCTTACCTCATTGGATATCTGATCTCGATTGTGCTCACGATTATCCCGCTTGTAGTAGTTTTGAATGATATGTTCGATAAAACAGTAAACATGATCATTATTTTGATTATGGCAATATTACAGTTTATTGTTCAGCTCTTCTTCTTTATGCATGTTCGTGAAGGAGAACCGGGTAAACCAAAATGGAATGTCATGGCCTTGATTCTTGGACTTTTGTTGGTACTTACCATTGTTGTAGGTTCCATCTGGATCATGATGAACAACACGGTTGCTCATTAA
- the deoC gene encoding deoxyribose-phosphate aldolase, which yields MTQTAIAPLIDHTLLKADARREDIIKLAEEAKTYGFASVCVNPGFVSTVYEVLKDTPQVKVCTVIGFPLGANTPEVKAFETKDAIANGATEVDMVINISALKDGNDDYVAADIKAVVDAAKGKALTKVIIETCLLTEEEKVRACKLAVQAGADFVKTSTGFSTGGATKEDIALMRKTVGPDVGVKASGGVRSAEDALVMIEAGASRIGTSGGVAIAKGERSNSSY from the coding sequence ATGACACAAACCGCGATTGCACCATTAATTGACCATACATTACTTAAGGCTGATGCCCGCCGTGAAGATATAATTAAACTTGCAGAAGAGGCAAAAACATATGGATTTGCTTCTGTATGTGTGAATCCAGGATTTGTATCCACTGTATATGAAGTACTTAAAGATACACCGCAGGTAAAAGTGTGCACGGTAATTGGTTTCCCTCTTGGAGCGAATACGCCAGAGGTAAAAGCCTTTGAAACCAAGGACGCGATTGCTAACGGAGCGACTGAAGTAGATATGGTAATTAACATTAGCGCGCTGAAAGACGGCAATGATGACTATGTTGCTGCAGATATCAAAGCTGTCGTTGATGCTGCTAAAGGAAAAGCTCTTACCAAAGTAATTATTGAAACTTGTCTGTTAACGGAGGAAGAGAAAGTTCGTGCGTGCAAACTTGCAGTACAGGCAGGAGCTGATTTTGTTAAAACATCAACCGGGTTCTCTACAGGCGGAGCAACGAAAGAAGACATCGCTCTTATGCGTAAGACCGTTGGTCCTGATGTTGGCGTAAAGGCATCCGGAGGAGTCCGGAGCGCGGAAGATGCACTAGTAATGATCGAAGCGGGAGCTTCCCGAATTGGGACAAGCGGCGGCGTAGCTATTGCAAAAGGTGAACGTTCTAACAGCAGTTACTAA
- a CDS encoding cbb3-type cytochrome c oxidase subunit I has translation MLSEFWEFLTTEFLVTGDPLILGAQVSIGLASIAIIVGLTYFKKWKWLWKNWLTTVDHKKIGIMYILAAILMMFRGGVDALMMRFQLAMPNMEFLHADHYNAVFTTHGTIMILFMAMPFMFGLFNIVTPLQIGARDVAFPYLNALSFWLFFLGAMLFNVSFVIGGSPAAGWLSYPPLSGLQFSPGVGQNFYIWGIQISGIGSLATGINFLVTIIKMRAPGMTWMKMPMFTWSVFATNIIILFAFPILTVTLFLLFMDRFAGTHFFTLDLGGNPMMYINLIWMWGHPEVYIVVLPAFGIFSEVVATFSRKKLFGYKSMVFAMLIISVLSFFTWVHHFFTMGSGADVNAFFAITTMLIAIPTGVKVFNWLFTMYRGRIRFTLPMMWTIAFFPCFIIGGMTGVMLSVAPADFQFHNSYFLIAHFHQVLIGGVVFGYFAGMYYWWPKLFGFTLPDRWGHWAFWTWNIGFYLTFMPQYALGLMGMTRRLSTYGWDTGWMPLNLVSSVGAFLMGAGFLFQLLQIADGIRKHKENKVGADPWDARTLEWSIPSPVPEYNFAIVPTVDSVDQFWEDKQRRANQQAETPPAYEPIHMPKNTGIPIVMAVFFFIAGFGFVWGWSWMYIPGLIGVAACLVARSFQYDTDYYIPAEEVNRTETALRGSV, from the coding sequence ATGCTAAGTGAGTTTTGGGAGTTCCTGACTACTGAATTTCTCGTTACGGGTGACCCCCTCATTCTAGGGGCACAAGTTTCGATTGGTCTTGCATCGATTGCAATCATAGTCGGGCTCACCTATTTTAAAAAGTGGAAATGGCTCTGGAAAAACTGGTTAACTACGGTTGACCATAAGAAAATCGGTATCATGTATATTTTGGCGGCGATCCTAATGATGTTCCGCGGCGGGGTTGACGCCCTGATGATGAGATTCCAATTGGCCATGCCGAATATGGAATTCCTTCATGCGGATCACTATAACGCTGTATTTACAACGCACGGTACAATCATGATCCTGTTTATGGCCATGCCATTTATGTTCGGATTATTTAATATCGTTACACCGCTGCAAATTGGAGCGCGTGACGTTGCATTCCCTTATTTGAATGCACTAAGTTTTTGGTTATTCTTCTTAGGAGCTATGCTCTTTAACGTTTCATTTGTTATCGGGGGTTCACCAGCAGCAGGTTGGCTGAGTTATCCGCCTCTATCAGGACTTCAGTTTAGTCCAGGGGTAGGACAGAACTTCTATATATGGGGTATCCAGATATCAGGTATCGGTTCCCTCGCAACCGGGATTAACTTCTTGGTAACTATTATCAAAATGCGTGCACCAGGTATGACTTGGATGAAAATGCCGATGTTCACTTGGTCCGTTTTTGCAACAAACATTATTATCTTGTTTGCTTTTCCAATTTTGACGGTAACCTTGTTCCTTCTGTTCATGGACCGTTTTGCAGGAACTCACTTCTTCACACTCGATCTCGGGGGTAACCCGATGATGTATATCAACTTGATCTGGATGTGGGGTCACCCAGAGGTTTATATCGTAGTCTTACCGGCGTTCGGTATCTTCTCCGAAGTCGTTGCTACGTTCTCCAGAAAGAAACTGTTTGGATATAAATCCATGGTATTTGCAATGCTGATTATCAGCGTCTTGTCCTTCTTCACTTGGGTCCATCACTTCTTTACCATGGGCTCGGGGGCGGATGTTAATGCGTTCTTCGCGATTACTACAATGCTTATAGCCATCCCTACAGGGGTTAAAGTCTTTAACTGGCTGTTTACGATGTATCGCGGACGGATTCGCTTTACACTTCCGATGATGTGGACGATTGCCTTCTTCCCATGTTTTATTATCGGGGGGATGACAGGGGTAATGCTGTCGGTAGCGCCAGCAGACTTCCAGTTCCACAACAGTTACTTCCTGATCGCTCACTTCCACCAAGTACTGATCGGTGGCGTTGTGTTCGGTTACTTTGCAGGGATGTACTACTGGTGGCCTAAACTGTTCGGCTTTACATTGCCGGATCGCTGGGGACACTGGGCATTCTGGACTTGGAACATTGGTTTCTACCTTACATTTATGCCGCAATATGCGCTAGGTCTGATGGGTATGACTCGTCGTCTGAGTACATATGGTTGGGATACTGGGTGGATGCCGCTCAACCTCGTATCTTCCGTCGGCGCATTCCTCATGGGTGCAGGGTTCTTGTTCCAGCTTCTGCAAATTGCAGATGGTATTCGTAAACATAAAGAAAATAAAGTGGGAGCGGATCCTTGGGATGCACGTACCCTGGAATGGTCTATTCCGTCTCCTGTACCTGAATATAACTTTGCTATCGTACCTACCGTTGACTCTGTTGACCAATTCTGGGAAGACAAACAGCGTAGAGCGAACCAACAGGCTGAAACACCGCCAGCATATGAACCAATTCACATGCCTAAAAACACAGGAATTCCGATTGTTATGGCAGTATTCTTCTTTATTGCTGGTTTCGGATTTGTGTGGGGCTGGTCTTGGATGTACATTCCGGGTCTCATCGGTGTAGCGGCATGTCTCGTTGCCCGCTCATTCCAGTACGATACGGATTATTACATTCCGGCTGAAGAAGTAAATCGTACCGAAACAGCCTTGAGGGGGTCGGTATAA
- the qoxA gene encoding cytochrome aa3 quinol oxidase subunit II: MNKKPRSLSKIIIAAVLSLVTIGVIVWAMFADERGRYVVLDPKGPIGDAQRDLIIISTILCAIIIVPTLILVGIIVWKYRDTPDNKSKYTPNWSHNTTAEVIWWGIPILIIIILGAVTVRYTYATEPSKPLASDKEPITIQAVSLDWKWLFMYPEENIASVNTLTIPEDTPIRFELTSDAPMNSFWIPELGGQMYTMSGMAMVLHLQADEPGIYKGSGANFSGEYFQEMKFDVNAVSDEEYEAWVKEVKDYSEPLTEKSYEDLVLPSVEDEQYFSAVPDEMFQNIVTKYVVDKNENASEEAAKE, encoded by the coding sequence ATGAACAAAAAACCTAGGTCGCTTTCCAAAATCATTATCGCTGCAGTCCTATCACTTGTCACCATTGGTGTCATAGTATGGGCTATGTTTGCGGATGAAAGAGGAAGATACGTTGTTCTCGATCCGAAAGGACCGATCGGCGATGCACAAAGGGACTTAATCATTATTTCGACCATTTTGTGCGCGATCATTATTGTACCAACCTTAATACTCGTAGGTATCATCGTATGGAAATACCGTGATACACCAGACAACAAATCAAAATACACACCTAACTGGTCGCACAATACGACTGCCGAAGTGATCTGGTGGGGGATTCCAATCCTTATCATTATCATTCTTGGTGCGGTTACTGTGCGATACACTTATGCCACTGAGCCTTCAAAACCACTGGCATCGGACAAAGAGCCTATTACGATTCAGGCAGTCTCCCTAGACTGGAAATGGCTGTTTATGTATCCGGAAGAGAATATAGCAAGTGTGAATACACTTACGATTCCGGAAGATACACCAATCCGCTTTGAACTTACATCAGATGCACCGATGAACTCATTCTGGATACCTGAACTTGGCGGACAGATGTATACGATGTCTGGTATGGCGATGGTACTTCATCTACAAGCAGATGAGCCTGGTATTTATAAAGGTTCAGGCGCTAACTTCTCCGGAGAATATTTCCAAGAGATGAAATTTGATGTGAATGCAGTTTCGGATGAAGAGTATGAAGCTTGGGTGAAAGAAGTAAAAGACTATTCTGAGCCTCTTACTGAAAAATCTTATGAAGACCTTGTACTGCCAAGTGTCGAAGATGAACAATATTTCTCTGCAGTTCCAGATGAAATGTTCCAGAATATCGTTACGAAATATGTAGTGGATAAGAATGAAAATGCTTCAGAAGAAGCTGCAAAAGAATAA
- the kduI gene encoding 5-dehydro-4-deoxy-D-glucuronate isomerase: protein MQNRYASHPNEVKKFDTKRLREEFLIEDLFTKDELVTVYSHVDRYIVGSAVPVSEDIKLEVPLKDIGTDFFLARREVGIINIGGHGTVSADGVRYEVGAKECLYIGLGVKEVIFHAGAEEAPQFYFVSTPAHHAYPTVKATQEDATPSHLGSIESSNERTIYKYIHEGGIKSCQLVLGITELAPGNMWNTMPAHTHNRRSEVYLYFNLPEQGAVFHMMGEPDETRHLVVRQGQAIISPSWSIHSGVGTSNYTFCWAMAGENQTFDDMDGVAMTELK from the coding sequence ATGCAAAACCGTTATGCGTCTCATCCCAATGAAGTGAAGAAATTTGATACAAAACGTTTACGTGAGGAATTCCTAATCGAAGACTTGTTTACGAAGGACGAACTTGTCACCGTGTACTCGCATGTAGATCGTTATATTGTAGGTTCTGCGGTTCCTGTATCCGAGGATATTAAACTTGAGGTTCCGCTGAAGGATATCGGTACGGACTTCTTCCTTGCTCGCCGTGAAGTTGGAATAATTAACATTGGTGGACATGGGACCGTGTCAGCGGATGGTGTGAGATACGAGGTAGGAGCAAAAGAATGCTTATATATCGGTTTAGGTGTAAAAGAAGTGATTTTCCATGCCGGAGCGGAAGAAGCGCCGCAGTTTTATTTTGTATCTACACCAGCACATCATGCTTATCCTACGGTAAAAGCTACACAAGAAGATGCCACACCAAGTCACCTTGGCAGCATTGAATCCTCCAATGAGAGAACAATTTACAAATACATTCATGAAGGCGGTATCAAAAGCTGTCAGTTAGTACTTGGGATTACAGAACTTGCTCCAGGAAACATGTGGAATACCATGCCTGCTCATACTCATAATCGTCGCTCTGAAGTTTACTTGTATTTTAATCTTCCAGAGCAAGGGGCTGTTTTCCACATGATGGGGGAGCCGGATGAAACAAGACATCTCGTTGTTCGGCAGGGTCAGGCAATCATCTCACCTAGTTGGTCTATTCATAGCGGGGTAGGAACAAGCAACTACACTTTCTGCTGGGCGATGGCCGGTGAGAACCAGACGTTTGATGATATGGACGGCGTTGCAATGACCGAGCTAAAATAA
- a CDS encoding carbohydrate ABC transporter permease, with translation MSVKAFNATKSEKVFDIANFILMGIILTVTLYPFLNVLAISLNDSTDTVRGGIYLWPREFTLENYKTIFQYDGLIQGAKISFARTIIGTLLGLLSSSMLAYTLSRPDFKIKKFVSTFLALTMYFSGGLIPGYILMKDLHLIGTFWIYILPMMVSAFNVFVIRSFIDGLPYALQESAKLDGANDLTIYYKVILPLCKPVLATIALFLAVGQWNAWFDTYLYNGSKPELTTLQYELMKVLQSTQQGGSNVNANDLAQQMAQVSPESIRMAITIVVTLPILVVYPFLQKYFVGGMTLGAVKA, from the coding sequence ATGAGTGTTAAAGCTTTTAATGCGACTAAATCGGAGAAGGTATTCGACATTGCGAATTTTATACTGATGGGAATAATACTGACGGTAACTTTGTATCCCTTTTTAAATGTACTAGCCATTTCCTTGAATGATTCAACCGATACGGTTCGGGGGGGCATTTACTTATGGCCTCGAGAGTTCACACTCGAAAATTACAAAACAATTTTTCAATATGATGGACTGATCCAAGGAGCCAAAATTTCATTTGCTAGAACGATTATAGGTACACTCTTGGGTCTGCTCAGCTCCTCCATGCTTGCTTATACTCTGAGTCGCCCTGATTTCAAAATTAAGAAATTTGTATCTACATTCCTTGCACTTACGATGTATTTCTCTGGTGGTTTGATTCCGGGATACATTCTGATGAAAGACTTGCACCTAATTGGTACATTCTGGATCTATATCTTGCCGATGATGGTCAGCGCGTTTAACGTGTTCGTTATCCGGTCCTTTATTGACGGTTTGCCATATGCTCTTCAAGAATCAGCGAAACTTGATGGTGCAAATGACCTCACTATTTATTACAAAGTCATCCTGCCATTATGTAAGCCTGTACTTGCTACCATTGCATTGTTCCTCGCCGTAGGTCAGTGGAATGCTTGGTTTGATACGTATCTCTATAACGGTTCCAAACCGGAACTTACAACACTGCAGTATGAGCTGATGAAAGTTCTGCAAAGTACACAGCAAGGCGGATCGAATGTGAATGCCAATGATTTGGCTCAACAAATGGCACAAGTATCGCCTGAATCGATTCGGATGGCTATTACGATTGTTGTTACACTGCCAATCCTGGTTGTATATCCGTTCCTGCAAAAATACTTTGTTGGCGGCATGACACTTGGTGCCGTAAAAGCGTAA
- a CDS encoding DeoR/GlpR family DNA-binding transcription regulator: MNSMKRHEKIMETLLEQKEVTVSELSEKLDVTGKTIREDLDKLESMGLLMRVHGGAVLAQKDQYGILTSRGALEKHNSEKIEIAERAITYITPGDIIALDGGSTTLEIARLLPNEPLTVITNDLFIIAELTKKDQIRLVVPGGSRVRNMLVSEDTEHFIRKLNIHKAFISTTALHPEFGFSIYTGDLVPLKRALIQTAQHVYAVVDHYKFGNFALRTFAQLPEVHKVISDRALDESILAPYKDAGITIDY; this comes from the coding sequence ATGAACTCAATGAAACGGCACGAAAAGATTATGGAAACGCTGCTTGAACAGAAAGAAGTTACAGTCAGTGAACTGAGCGAAAAACTCGATGTAACAGGAAAGACGATTCGTGAGGATCTGGATAAGCTGGAATCCATGGGACTCCTGATGAGAGTACATGGCGGGGCAGTGCTGGCTCAAAAGGATCAGTATGGTATTCTTACCAGCAGAGGGGCGCTGGAGAAGCATAACTCGGAGAAAATAGAGATTGCGGAGCGGGCAATCACTTATATTACACCGGGAGATATTATCGCTCTAGACGGCGGCAGTACAACGCTGGAGATTGCTAGACTGCTGCCTAATGAACCCCTTACCGTGATTACGAACGATTTATTTATCATTGCAGAGCTCACCAAGAAAGACCAAATTCGCCTCGTTGTACCGGGAGGATCAAGAGTAAGGAATATGCTGGTTAGTGAAGATACGGAGCATTTTATTAGGAAACTAAATATTCATAAGGCATTCATTTCTACTACAGCTCTTCATCCAGAGTTTGGTTTTTCGATCTATACCGGTGATTTGGTTCCTTTAAAAAGAGCACTCATTCAAACTGCACAGCATGTTTATGCTGTTGTTGATCATTATAAATTCGGGAATTTTGCTCTTCGTACATTTGCACAGCTACCGGAGGTTCATAAGGTAATCAGTGATCGTGCTCTGGATGAGAGCATACTGGCTCCTTATAAAGATGCAGGAATAACTATCGATTATTAA
- the cyoC gene encoding cytochrome o ubiquinol oxidase subunit III, producing the protein MAHTVTNQHSNAHDHDHGHHDPQELKMLGFWLFLISDLILFAVFFATFIVLRDNTAGGPTGAELFKMPGVIAETFILLTSSFTSGLAVLAMNRGDKKGLISWLIVTAVLGLAFLGLEITEFVEMVHEGATITTSAFTGAFFTLVGTHGAHVTFGLVWMIGLLLQLKKRGITSVTRGKVMALSLFWHFLDVVWIFLLTVVYLMGVM; encoded by the coding sequence ATGGCACATACAGTAACAAATCAACATTCAAATGCACATGATCACGATCATGGACATCATGATCCACAAGAACTGAAAATGCTCGGCTTCTGGTTATTCTTGATTTCTGACCTTATCCTGTTTGCTGTATTCTTCGCGACATTTATCGTACTGCGTGATAATACAGCAGGCGGACCTACGGGTGCTGAACTGTTTAAGATGCCAGGTGTTATTGCAGAAACATTTATCCTTTTAACAAGTAGTTTTACAAGTGGTCTAGCAGTATTAGCGATGAACCGCGGTGATAAGAAAGGTTTGATATCTTGGCTTATCGTAACTGCGGTACTGGGTCTTGCGTTCTTAGGACTTGAGATTACCGAGTTTGTTGAAATGGTACACGAAGGTGCTACGATTACAACAAGTGCTTTCACTGGTGCATTCTTTACCCTGGTAGGAACGCACGGGGCTCACGTTACATTCGGTCTCGTATGGATGATCGGGCTGTTGCTTCAACTTAAGAAACGTGGCATTACATCTGTAACGCGCGGTAAAGTAATGGCACTTAGCTTGTTCTGGCACTTTTTGGACGTGGTATGGATCTTCTTGCTTACCGTCGTCTACTTGATGGGGGTGATGTAA
- a CDS encoding GH1 family beta-glucosidase — protein sequence MTIFQFPSDFKWGTATASYQIEGATKEDGRGISIWDTFAKTPGKVFNGDNGDVACDSYHRYEEDIALMKELGIKTYRFSVAWPRIIPDGDGEINQKGLDFYHRFVDKLIENDIEPFCTLYHWDLPQALQDIGGWENRRTVDAFVKYSEVMFREFGGKIKYWLTFNEPWCIAFLSNFLGAHAPGNTDLQVSINVGHGILLAHGKSVQKFRELGVDGKIGIAPNMEWSEPYSKTEADQAAADRNIAWFADWFLDPVFKGTYPQIMLDCFEAAGARPEIQPGDMETICQPIDHIGLNYYTMSVVRSNPGGGLLQSETLDMGLVRTDIGWPVESRGLYEALHYLQKYGDIDIYITENGACINDGLENGEVKDFRRISYLQQHIAQVHRAINDGINLKGYMAWSMMDNYEWAEGYRMRFGLVHVDYRSLVRTPKESFYWYQNVIRNNWLETKDVLKLQS from the coding sequence TTGACAATTTTTCAGTTTCCAAGTGATTTTAAGTGGGGAACAGCAACCGCTTCTTACCAGATCGAAGGAGCAACGAAAGAGGATGGAAGAGGAATTTCTATCTGGGATACCTTTGCAAAGACGCCTGGTAAAGTTTTTAATGGCGACAACGGGGATGTAGCTTGTGACAGCTACCACAGATACGAAGAAGATATTGCTTTAATGAAGGAACTTGGTATTAAAACGTATCGGTTCTCTGTAGCTTGGCCTCGTATTATCCCTGACGGGGACGGAGAAATTAATCAAAAAGGACTCGATTTCTATCATCGCTTTGTAGATAAATTGATTGAAAATGATATTGAACCTTTCTGTACTCTCTATCACTGGGATCTTCCGCAAGCTCTACAAGACATCGGAGGTTGGGAGAACAGACGGACAGTAGATGCCTTTGTAAAATATTCTGAAGTCATGTTCCGTGAATTCGGTGGAAAAATAAAATATTGGCTTACATTTAATGAACCATGGTGCATTGCTTTTCTATCTAACTTCCTTGGCGCTCATGCCCCTGGGAATACAGACTTACAAGTTTCAATAAATGTAGGACATGGGATTTTACTTGCTCATGGTAAGTCCGTACAAAAATTCCGTGAGCTCGGAGTAGACGGCAAGATTGGGATCGCACCAAATATGGAGTGGTCAGAACCTTATAGCAAAACCGAGGCAGATCAGGCAGCAGCGGATCGAAATATTGCTTGGTTTGCTGATTGGTTCCTAGATCCTGTTTTTAAAGGGACCTATCCACAGATTATGCTTGATTGTTTTGAAGCCGCGGGCGCAAGACCCGAAATTCAGCCAGGAGATATGGAGACGATTTGCCAGCCAATTGACCATATCGGTCTCAATTATTACACAATGAGTGTGGTGCGTTCGAATCCAGGTGGTGGACTCTTGCAGTCGGAGACGCTCGATATGGGGCTTGTTCGTACAGATATAGGCTGGCCTGTTGAGTCACGCGGTTTATATGAGGCGCTGCATTATTTGCAAAAATACGGCGATATCGATATCTACATTACCGAGAATGGTGCATGCATTAATGATGGTTTGGAGAATGGTGAAGTGAAAGATTTTCGCCGGATTTCGTACTTACAACAGCATATAGCTCAAGTTCACCGTGCCATTAATGACGGTATTAATCTAAAAGGATATATGGCCTGGTCTATGATGGACAATTACGAATGGGCAGAAGGTTACCGCATGAGATTTGGTCTAGTTCATGTAGATTATCGTTCTTTGGTTCGTACTCCAAAAGAAAGCTTCTATTGGTATCAGAATGTAATTCGTAATAATTGGCTGGAGACGAAAGACGTATTGAAATTGCAATCGTAA
- a CDS encoding ABC transporter substrate-binding protein, whose amino-acid sequence MKHKAPKAIAMMLLASTMLFTAACGNTKGEESSTSDPNSTEPITFSFFGADTSPHWNKMQDVVGKKITEATGVTINAEYDIASGGGDDKIALMAASGDYPDLIFPKANLSKLVDAGAMIDLTELIEEHAPNIKKMYGEEMNRLKYSNEDQAIYTLPTNGSVDQLTFDNTGGFELQHRVVKELGYPEIKTVEDYENALREYYKAHPTTEDGQPTIPLTLSADGWRSMITVTNPAVSATGAPDDGEYYINPETYEAVLHYKRPEEKEYFRWLNKMYNEGLLDKDTFIQKEDQYKAKIASGRVLGIIDHEWAYNDAEVALKNAGKDEMTYGHYPVTLTSEFKRADFQPVGSDGYGIGITENCKDPVRAIKFLDWMASDEGQVLRNWGVEGEQYVIEDGVRVIPADVQERKNNDNASFTKETGIGLYFVFGPHYGDGVKDPSGNYYTTNFPEQILAGYSEAEKEALKGYGISTWKELFPTEEDFEVKEWGAAYNMPVPSDGKYQVIYQKTQDIVQKRIPEAVVSSTDKFDQVYDNMLAELDKAGAVEMEQQYTEWIKERVRLWTGKDVQ is encoded by the coding sequence ATGAAACATAAAGCGCCGAAAGCGATAGCGATGATGCTGCTTGCAAGTACTATGCTGTTCACTGCTGCTTGTGGAAATACAAAAGGAGAGGAATCTAGTACCTCAGATCCCAATTCAACCGAGCCAATCACGTTCAGCTTTTTTGGAGCAGATACAAGTCCGCATTGGAATAAAATGCAAGATGTGGTAGGTAAGAAGATTACAGAAGCAACAGGCGTTACAATTAACGCAGAATATGATATTGCGAGTGGCGGCGGGGATGATAAGATTGCACTAATGGCTGCTAGCGGCGATTATCCCGACCTGATCTTTCCTAAAGCAAACTTATCTAAACTAGTCGATGCAGGGGCTATGATTGACCTGACAGAACTAATTGAAGAGCATGCACCTAATATTAAAAAAATGTATGGCGAAGAAATGAATCGTTTGAAATATAGTAATGAGGATCAAGCCATCTATACCCTGCCTACGAATGGATCTGTAGATCAGTTGACATTTGATAATACAGGCGGTTTTGAACTGCAACACCGTGTGGTGAAAGAACTCGGTTACCCTGAGATCAAAACAGTAGAAGATTACGAGAATGCACTTCGTGAATACTACAAAGCACATCCAACAACAGAAGATGGACAGCCAACGATTCCACTTACTCTTAGTGCCGATGGATGGAGAAGCATGATTACCGTTACGAACCCAGCTGTTTCTGCTACAGGTGCACCTGATGATGGTGAATACTACATTAATCCAGAGACTTACGAAGCAGTGCTTCATTACAAACGTCCAGAAGAGAAAGAATATTTCCGCTGGTTGAACAAAATGTATAACGAAGGTCTTCTCGACAAAGACACCTTTATTCAAAAAGAAGATCAATATAAAGCAAAAATCGCAAGTGGTCGCGTTCTTGGTATTATTGACCATGAGTGGGCTTACAATGATGCAGAAGTAGCACTAAAAAATGCAGGTAAAGATGAAATGACCTATGGTCATTATCCAGTAACGCTTACCTCCGAATTTAAACGTGCAGATTTCCAGCCCGTTGGTTCCGATGGTTATGGTATTGGGATTACGGAAAATTGTAAGGATCCAGTTCGTGCAATTAAATTCTTAGACTGGATGGCTTCCGATGAAGGCCAGGTACTTCGTAACTGGGGGGTTGAAGGAGAACAATATGTTATTGAAGACGGTGTTCGTGTGATCCCTGCTGATGTACAGGAACGTAAGAATAATGACAATGCAAGCTTTACGAAAGAAACCGGAATTGGGCTATACTTTGTCTTTGGTCCACACTATGGAGATGGTGTAAAAGACCCATCAGGCAACTACTATACTACGAACTTCCCTGAACAAATCTTAGCAGGCTATTCAGAAGCAGAGAAAGAAGCTTTAAAAGGATACGGTATTTCTACTTGGAAAGAGCTGTTCCCAACGGAAGAGGATTTTGAAGTAAAAGAGTGGGGAGCGGCTTACAATATGCCGGTACCTTCTGACGGTAAATATCAAGTTATCTATCAAAAAACGCAAGATATCGTTCAAAAACGTATCCCAGAAGCCGTTGTTTCTTCCACAGATAAATTTGATCAAGTCTATGACAACATGCTAGCTGAACTTGATAAAGCGGGCGCAGTTGAAATGGAGCAACAATATACCGAGTGGATTAAAGAAAGAGTAAGATTGTGGACAGGTAAAGACGTGCAATAG